CACCAATCACTGCCTcgcttggaaagaaccaatgaaatgcctccaTGCCCCGCTGCGCGTACTCTACTGCCCCCGTGTACGAGTCTGAGTTTACAGTAGTCGCTAACAGtagtcatgtttgttttaaacatccGGTATTATATTATTAGGTGTTTGCTAGTCTCGCTtctccagaccttcctccacagcgctcgGGAGGAGGGTCTtgcttttcaacattaccaaccctgcctttaagaTGACAGGAGTGGTTTCTTGATTCATTTCTCAGAACAGCTCGCAGATCAAGCCACCCCCTGATCCTTTacctgtatttttttattaaacacagCTAATTGACATCACTACTTCGCTCTGAATAAAATGTAGACCGGTTTGCTTTTTTGGAATCTGGATCTTCATTTCTCCTCAGACTCAGGGTTTGGCACAGGAGATCCACCAATATTAAATAGACAGACATCACCCCCTGTGGCCTAAAGGAAGAATTGCACCAATTGATACTTTGGCAGCCTGGCCCTTGGCTTGTCCTTCATGGTGCCAGCAATGATGAGATGGCCCAAGcgccccgcccccccccaccccaacaaTTACACTTTGATCATGTCTTAAAAGAGACACAGGCTGTTTCTCGTCACCACTGCATGTGTGGAGGCTGTGTGTGGATCGGACTTCTGAACTGGGTGTGCAGGAGTGTGCCGGCCTGCGGGGAGTCCTGGCCCTGCAGCCAGTCCTGATACAGGGTGTGAAGGGTGGGGTTGACCTCCGGGAGACGGACCGGCAGGCTGCTGTAGACCTCCTCCATCTGCTGGACCAGGGCTTTGTCTAGCCGGCCTTCTGCGTCGCTGGCTGCCTGACCGCGGCCACTCAAGCACCCTGCGACAGGGGAGACACAAAGAAGGGATTACACACACGTCCCGGGTGAAAGGTAGTCCTGGCAGGATTCAAagttaaaacaatatttgtttttaagtcaTGTCGGTAGCTGTCGTGTTCGAATATTTGACATTAGACTTGAAAAAGATAAATCTTGCACTCTGTTCTTGCTACAACATAACCGTTTATTAAAGAAACTAAGGTTTCTGCCCCTCTGGACCTTCGTCAAGAGTATTTTTCCACAATGATTTTAAACAGACAATGCTCCACCCCCTTCTGTACAGCCGGGTGGAGTGTCTCTCAGAGATCCAATGTGCAATATTTCATATCCATTTcaataatacatatataaactttatttcaattTGGTAAAATACTCAGTGGCTCCACAACTTCCACTTATTGCAAAATCATTTACAAAGTAGTTGTGGTGTTACCTCCTGGGCAGGACAGCACCTCCACCAGCTGGTAAGGCACACGTCCCTTCCTCATTCGGTGAACCAGAGTCTGGATGTTCCTGAACCCGTAAACAGCAGCAAACTGCAGCAGAGTCTCCCCGTCCCGCTCCAGGGTCACTTCTTGGAAGTCCCGGTTCCTACAAAACCAACGCGGTAAACAGGAGGAGAGTTTTGAGACAAAGAAATTGGAATTGACGTCCACGTCCAAACGTTGCTCTGGACGTGCACGAATGCTGCAGTATTTACATCGCAGCAGGACAAGACACAGTGTCTCCCACCTGAGGGTCTTGTATGTGATCTCGTGGACGTCCAGACCAAAGAGCTCTTTGGCAGCATGTTTGAAGACGTGTTCCAGGAAGCCTTCAGAACCTCGGCCCTCGTGTCTCACCAGCGCTGCGTCTCCGGTCTCTCCCAACCTGCAGTGACAACGACTATCAATCTATATATAGTCCACTATCAACGGCATCAACAACAACTCAGCCAAGATATGCAATTGCGAGTtgaatgctaatgctaacaatTGTAGGGTGGATGGAAAAAGACATAATCATGTTCAGTAGCAAAGATTATAATAAGGGACTGGACATTCAGAGtatagcagcaaacaaatatttgctatgTTAAGATGAGGCGTCCTGAACGTTACTCCAATGTATTTTCATGTATTGGGGAACGGTCTGTGAGAGCCGTGTAGAGGAGCTGTTTGAGCAatttttgaaagaagaaaacttCACTTGAACGTATCGACACGCATGTACAATGTATGTAAGGTAGTGTCATAAACCTTATAAACACGTCATAAATGTTTGACTTCTGTcattaagtgtcattcggtttttgtcatgacaaggtGACATTGTTTGGGTTGTCTTAATTATGACATTATACGctatataaaatattgtttctcCTCTTTTGACCTGCCCAACAGAATGATGTCCAATATTATTattgagtttgaaaaaaatcctggtagtatgttttttttaaattattattattattattattattattattattattattattatctttttacCACCAAAAATAACTGCGAGGATGACTACAACAGAAGTCCAACTACTCACACATGGTCCAGTGGTACCGAGTCCAGCTCTTCCACTGAAACCTTCCTCTGCTCCATCAGGTAATAGATCTCCCCTGAAACATCAAACATCACGgttagaataataataataataatgttgacTTTTTAGAATATTTGATAACCTATGACGGATCGCTGTTACCCAGGTTCCATAATGATGAAGATTATTTGTTCTAGGGTATGGATCCATCCTAAGCGGAATCGCTGGGTCCAAACTAGTTTAATGATAGCCAGACAGTTTCTTTTAAGAGGATGGAGGAATAAAGGGGTGCCATCAATTCAGGAGTGGGCTCCTGAAAGAGGTGTTGAATTGAAAGAGGGAATATAAACGGTTTGCCAGGTTGGAAGTCTATACCAGGAAATGGTAACGCTACATGAGCcttctggagggctcctaagaaGCTTTGTGCTTGAAGAGACATTTATGATGGGCTTatggtgttgtcatttatacataATGTTCATTTGGTTTATTAtgagtctattttttttttaatgctgttgtATGGTCTTAACCCTCATGAtgttcttgggtcaaattgacccgttttaagttaattttttactgtttttttgtcacaaaaaacgttaaaaaaaaagcacccacaacattgaaaaagtgatcaaaatgttggaaaaagcgataatGATGAAGAAAGTGACCATGGTTGACAggtagacaacacaagggttaaatatcttttcttattttttgccTGGGTGGTTCTGGATGAAGgtattttcatataaaaaaataaaaaccacgGTTACTGGTTGTTACTGAGCATTCGGGCACGTATGTGATGTCGGGTCCCCCATATTCTTTTCAAATGTCTTAGACCCACTACTatgtgagaaaaagaagaagttcaTTGATGTCTGGTAATATAGGATTgtataataacaaaatgtgttgtAAAGACTTAATATAATCAGTATCTCACTACTGTATATGCGGTACTGTAAtctcaaaaacaccaaactaaATTTGTGTGGCGAATTCAACAATCTCCTCATAAGCATTCGAAATTACGATTAAGCACCAGGCAGCGGTGTGCGTAATATTAAGAAGAGTGAACCTGAGGTGAGGACACAGTCCACATCTCTGGTCTCCAGCAGGCTGTTGTAAAACTCCTCTCTGACAGCTTCCAGCTTCTTATCAAAGCAGGGAGCCACTATCACGTGGTAGACTTTCTCTGGACTCAGCTTCTGCTCGGAGAAGAGAcacaaggaaaaacaacatatcATATACCTTCTTTTTTGAGCCGAACCTGGTGTACAAAGCATTTTACCTAAGACAATTTTCTATAGGCTCAGAGTGCCTTAGTTTTCTTGTCAcggatttaaataaaagaacatcTGTTATACCATTACTGTCATAAAGTCATACCATGCATTGGAATTGGTATGTTATAAATATTCCACTGTGTGTTCATTTGGCAAACAAATCATGTCCCCTTTATGTAGTTAACATCTGGACAGGAAAGAGTTGCACTACTCTACAACTTCCATCCTTATTTTAAGTGATATTGGACTCAGCATTTCCCCCTTGAGATTTCTGTTCTGCATTCAGTAGATAAATATTAGTAACAAATTGAAGCATTAAAGAACGGTGAAGATTCCCAAATTTGTTGGTACAGCTCACAATTTTTTGATTTGCCCCATcccccattttttttaacactgtggGCATAGTTAGTGATGAGGCTGGTGTTAGTATTAGCTCCCAGAACTGATGGGGCCAGTATACACTTCAGAGTGTTCCAGTCGATACATTCAGGAGGAGGAGGTCACGAACAACAAACGGCCAAAGTCACGCCCTTCTACTTCCGGTTCATATCTTTTGGAAATATATGAACCAGAGTCAACAGTACCCAACCTAAAAAACGCCATGTTTACTGCAAACTCGCGGTCCTTTCTTTCAGATTTACAGCCCCCCTATCTTGACTTCAGATAACTCACTGTTGCCGCTGAACAGGCTAGTAACCAACTCGGGTAACGTTActctagctatataattcaatgggagtacaaatacatcaaatacatctccaatagtTACTTGGGGTTTGTAACGTCTCTGTTCAGGAAACTGTTGTTGTAAACGTTGTTTTTGCACAGTAGCTTTTGAAAAGACGCCTGGAAGTCTGGAGTTTGTCCGGGGACACTAGTGGTTGCACTTTGACCATTAAATGCACTTGATTATGTTGTTGCATGCTCTACTGCACAAGTTTTGTATGTCTTGTTATAACATGTtgatatttttgaaatattttaataaagaagttCAAGTTTCAAGTTAAAGTACATGGAATCTTAGAAAACCCTTTATTATTACTGTGGTATTGAAATCGGCATCGAgaatcatgttattttactgGTACTGGCTCTGACTACTGGGTTTTTGGTATTGTGACACCCTTATTGCATTGTAGATTGTTTCGCTTACAGGGTGCTAAACAGAGTTTAAAGACTGTTTGACCATCAGTCAcgtagacacaaaaacataggaaaataggttccaggttgaaaaaaagtgtgccAACAATGTGTAACAGTATCATTGACAAACTAGTTGCTCACCTGCTGTTTAGAGAAGTAGTCTTTGACGAGACAGCCCATGATCTGCTGAGGAGACCTGGCTGTGCAGATATGAGGGGTGACCAAACTGCCCAGGACACGCTCGGAATAGCGGATCCACcctagaaacacacacaaacacaagcacacaaacattgttaaaataacTCTTGGCCGTCTGCACTTCAGAATCAAATCTTCCTCATTTACTAATATTATTACTTCATGAACCGGCTTGTTTCTACTACAGTTGGGATGAAAATTAGGGTTGTGCCGAAGGTTGATATCATCCGTTTATGTGCGCTGCAGTGTTATGTTTCTGTTATTGAATGCGTTATTCAGAGCAAATATAACagagaatgtagtttaatctcagtaatgatggtatGTTAGGTTATTACTGTCTCTCTGTTGAAGGCAAACGTTCCACTGTACTGTCATTACGCAGATCACATAATActatttacagagggcatttaaatgAATATCTGATCATTTCTATGTTAACAGCCCATTGTAGTAGAAAAGAATTGCACTGAATAAATGGAAGTCTTTGCATTTATTCATGAGGAAAAGCCATTCCTATCTCTGATGGAGGGAGGGGCGAAAGAAGAGCTTTCTATCTTCCCCGACCAGCACACCACTGTTATCTCTACTTCTTAAAAGGAGCTCCCCTAGACAGCACACAGCATGCAAATTAACAGCCAGCAAACAGAGTccgaggagcagcaggaggaagaggcaaaaaaaatgaaaattgaggcTAATATTAAGAGGCCAGTTTGGTATTTATAAGCTTCAAGAATAAAGATACTTCTCCAAGTTTTTATGCAACAACGGGCCGTCGGGTTTGAGCATCTGTGAAGGATTTTGAACCTAAAACAAGTAGCAAACTCCTTTGAGGAATAACTcggcacatacagtatgtgtacataATGTAAGCCTGTGTGCGTTTCCTTTaatttcatgactatttacattgtagaatAAGAATATCGATACGTATCAagcagtgtttgtgttgatAATGGGGCGAGGAGGAAGGGAGCTTTACCTGGGCAGGAGGAGGTGAACATGGGCAAGGCGTGGGAATCGTGGTGCCTCCTTCGAAACCTCTGAACGAACTCCTTCTGACTCTCCAAGATGCTGAAGCCTGCTGCCAGGGTGGTGTCGAACACATACTGCACTCCTGCATGGAAAAGATGTCAAGCATTTAGGATAGATGCCTATGAGTGGGTGGAAGTTTCTACACATAAACGAGAGACGGATTCTTGCGTGTTTGTGAGTTCcctaaaatataaaactgtttTCTAAACAGCTAAACCAACTAGGGTTGGGTTCCAAGACTTGGTGCTAATACGGCACCATTGCCTTATGTTCCGGTATCTACCGGATCGAAAATACGAAATTAACGAAAGCTGCCAAAATAAACCTATTTCTGCTTGAATTTAGCCAACAACATTAGGAGGCACAACATGTGAAAGAACAAAGTAACAATCATCCTAGATCTAATCGGGATAAATCTTACAGTGGAAAAAGTGGAAACCAATGAGGAACAAATAATTCATTATTGgtgccgggttggttcagtggtagagccggcgcacatgtactgaaaGGTTTATGCCTTGACACTGAGGTCtagggtttgactccgacctgtgactatttcctgcatgtcttcccccttctCTCTACCCTTTTGAGCTGTCCTGTCATcaattaaaggcggaaaagaccaaaaatcactttaaaacaatctataaaaaagaaacactttattATTGTGTAGATTTTAGAAGATGTGACAGATAAACAGCGATATATGAATCCTACTCACTTACCTAAACTCTTGAGGAAGGCACAGAGTTTGTGGGCAGCCTCGGTGATGTCCAGCCCAAACTTGACAGCAAAGAAAGGCAGAGACTGCGGACAAACCGACGCTACCAGTACCTTGTGCTTTGACACGTCACACTTCTGACAGGGACAAAGAAACAGTGGGGACAATGTAGGGTATTGCTCAAAGTCCAACAACACAACTTCCTGGCTTTATCAGGTTTCAGAGGCCGTTAGTTGCGCATTCTACCTGATTGAGTGCCAGAACCCGCTCCACTTCCTCCAGACTCTGCTGAGAGATCTTCAGGCTCTCCTCTTCTGACAGACAGCCATCACAGGACAGACAGGCACTCAGCAGCAACTGGGAACCTTCATGCTCCTTATGGGGGGAAAAGAGTGTGTTAGGGTGaggaatttaaatgatttatatcAGAAAGGGGTAATCCAATGATTTACTTGTGGACTTCCACAAAGAGTCCACGCCTTACAAAATATATGAGTTTCAAAATGGAACGTCCAAAGCAACAGACATGGAGACATCTTGACTGTTAGCAGGGTCCAAAATGAACACTCGCCAAGAGCCAAATGCGGATACATTTCACACTTGGTGAGTCAATGTCAGAGGGCTATCAGCCACAAAGAGGGGTGATGTTTTTCAACCAAATAGTTATCATGATTTTCAGTCTTAATTGTGGTGAAGCTGCAGCTACTTTCTTCCGTTCCTTTGCTGTTTGCACGTCCGAGTTTTCAGGACACGCATAAATGTGCATTTACCAGACGGTTTCTAAGTGTTAAATTAACCTGGGGGGTATTTTCCAGACTTTAGAAAGCTCCTCCTCAGCATCACATGCATTATGCAACTGTTTACACAGTCTAAGTATCGTCTATCGCGGGAAGcctaatttgattaaaataaactgCCAAATAGTAGTGCCCCTTTCATATACAACCAGCAGAGGATCGCCTAAGCCAGATCAATTGATTACGAAATAAACCTGAGAGTTAACAGCCATTACCTGTCCATTGACTTCATCTCTCTCCTGGTGGGCGTTGGCACCTTCATCACTCTTTTTCTTGTTGCACTGTGTGGaggatcaaaagaaaaaaatgtaattcatgaaTGACATTAAGACAACATTTTGTTCCAGAAACAGCATGTATAAGACTATGACAAGATTTATAAAGCATCGCAGTGGTATTGATGAAGGAATGTACCTGTTTGGTGCAGTTCTCACACTTCTCTTTTCGCTTTGGTATGTTGACCTCTGACATTTTCCTTGGTGGTAATCTGTAAATTGAGGTTAATATATAGATCACACAGCACCACTAGCTTCCCATTGTTGGTCATTTCCCCACAGCATGTTCCTCCTGAAGCTCTGGCATGATGACTACTAAAAGTCTGCAGCCTTCTGCTGTGTGGCGTTATGTCAACTCCACCCTCCTATGTCAACTCCACCCTCCTATGACTGTCCCGTTATCC
This sequence is a window from Etheostoma cragini isolate CJK2018 chromosome 21, CSU_Ecrag_1.0, whole genome shotgun sequence. Protein-coding genes within it:
- the narf gene encoding nuclear prelamin A recognition factor, which codes for MSEVNIPKRKEKCENCTKQCNKKKSDEGANAHQERDEVNGQEHEGSQLLLSACLSCDGCLSEEESLKISQQSLEEVERVLALNQKCDVSKHKVLVASVCPQSLPFFAVKFGLDITEAAHKLCAFLKSLGVQYVFDTTLAAGFSILESQKEFVQRFRRRHHDSHALPMFTSSCPGWIRYSERVLGSLVTPHICTARSPQQIMGCLVKDYFSKQQKLSPEKVYHVIVAPCFDKKLEAVREEFYNSLLETRDVDCVLTSGEIYYLMEQRKVSVEELDSVPLDHVLGETGDAALVRHEGRGSEGFLEHVFKHAAKELFGLDVHEITYKTLRNRDFQEVTLERDGETLLQFAAVYGFRNIQTLVHRMRKGRVPYQLVEVLSCPGGCLSGRGQAASDAEGRLDKALVQQMEEVYSSLPVRLPEVNPTLHTLYQDWLQGQDSPQAGTLLHTQFRSPIHTQPPHMQW